The Prochlorococcus sp. MIT 1300 genome has a window encoding:
- the efp gene encoding elongation factor P, with protein sequence MISSNDFRTGTTIELDGAVWRVVEFLHVKPGKGSAFVRTKLKAVQSGNVVEKTFRAGEMVPQALLEKSTLQHTYMEAGDYVFMDMSSYEETRLTSKQIGEGRKYLKEGMEVNVVAWNGDPLEVELPNSVVLEVTQTDPGVKGDTATGGTKPAILETGAQVMVPLFISVGEKIKVDTRNDSYLGREN encoded by the coding sequence ATGATCTCAAGTAACGACTTCCGGACAGGTACCACGATTGAACTGGATGGAGCTGTTTGGCGTGTTGTTGAATTCCTGCATGTCAAGCCTGGTAAGGGCTCTGCTTTCGTGCGAACCAAGTTAAAAGCTGTTCAGAGTGGAAATGTGGTGGAGAAAACTTTTCGTGCTGGAGAGATGGTTCCACAAGCTTTGTTGGAAAAGTCCACCCTTCAGCACACTTATATGGAGGCTGGGGATTATGTCTTTATGGATATGTCTAGTTACGAAGAGACTCGCTTGACTTCTAAACAAATTGGCGAGGGTCGTAAATATTTAAAAGAAGGCATGGAGGTGAATGTGGTTGCTTGGAATGGAGATCCGCTGGAAGTTGAGTTACCTAACTCTGTAGTTTTAGAAGTCACTCAAACAGATCCTGGAGTGAAGGGTGATACTGCTACAGGTGGTACTAAGCCAGCCATCCTTGAAACTGGCGCCCAGGTTATGGTTCCCCTTTTTATTTCTGTTGGTGAGAAAATTAAGGTTGACACTCGTAATGACAGCTATCTCGGGAGGGAGAACTAA
- the accB gene encoding acetyl-CoA carboxylase biotin carboxyl carrier protein, with product MQLDHEQLHLLLSALEQSDIQEFRLEGDDFRLEIRRNLPVASQTLVPVISPPTTEVPATSSTPQPKSEPSQPAGNPPPAGAGSRADLLDITAPMVGTFYRAPAPGEPSFVEVGNRIGVGQTVCILEAMKLMNELESEVSGEVVEILVDNGTPVEFGQVLMRVKPN from the coding sequence ATGCAGCTTGATCATGAACAACTGCACCTTCTGCTTTCAGCATTGGAGCAAAGCGATATCCAAGAGTTTCGTCTGGAGGGGGATGACTTTCGCTTAGAAATCAGGCGAAATTTACCTGTTGCTTCTCAGACCTTAGTTCCTGTAATTTCTCCACCTACTACTGAGGTCCCAGCCACTTCATCAACTCCTCAACCCAAGTCAGAGCCCTCTCAGCCGGCAGGAAACCCACCTCCAGCAGGAGCTGGCTCTAGAGCTGATTTGCTAGACATTACAGCTCCTATGGTTGGGACGTTTTATAGAGCCCCTGCTCCAGGGGAACCCTCTTTTGTTGAAGTGGGTAATCGTATTGGTGTGGGTCAAACGGTTTGCATTCTTGAAGCAATGAAATTGATGAATGAATTGGAGTCCGAGGTCAGTGGTGAAGTAGTTGAAATTCTTGTGGATAACGGAACTCCCGTGGAGTTCGGTCAAGTGTTGATGAGAGTTAAGCCAAACTGA
- the pdxA gene encoding 4-hydroxythreonine-4-phosphate dehydrogenase PdxA, producing MTFPEKSSIPKDETIVIALGDPGGIGTEITLKALASKKLPSTMKPLLVGCQKQIEETYRRLISQGINQIANPKDLTINNIPLNTIANPGRASKENGEASFRWLTRAIELTLQKNGRALVTAPIAKHSWHAAGHNYPGQTEVLAKLTNSQQATMLFTALSPHNNWRLNTLLATTHIPLLKLNNYLSPLVLEEKLNILSQFCKKFNKNPKLAVAGLNPHAGEEGLIGTEEKEWIKPVLDKWRIQNPDIKLEGPLPPDTCWLSAALSWQGRITSNTYDGILALYHDQGLIPIKLLAFDEAVNTTLGLPFFRTSPDHGTAFDIAGTGKARPNSMIAAIRTAWDLSHP from the coding sequence ATGACATTCCCAGAAAAATCTTCAATACCAAAGGATGAAACAATTGTAATCGCTTTGGGCGACCCTGGTGGGATCGGCACAGAAATCACACTTAAAGCACTTGCATCGAAAAAATTACCTTCAACAATGAAACCATTGCTTGTGGGTTGCCAAAAACAAATCGAAGAAACTTATCGAAGGCTCATATCACAAGGGATAAACCAAATAGCTAATCCAAAAGATCTAACAATCAATAATATTCCCTTAAATACCATCGCAAATCCAGGAAGAGCATCAAAAGAAAATGGTGAGGCAAGTTTTAGATGGCTTACGAGAGCGATTGAACTAACACTCCAAAAAAATGGAAGAGCACTAGTAACAGCACCTATTGCAAAACATTCTTGGCATGCAGCTGGACATAATTATCCAGGTCAAACAGAAGTACTAGCAAAGCTTACAAATAGCCAACAAGCAACAATGTTATTTACAGCTTTATCCCCTCATAACAACTGGCGCTTAAACACTCTTCTAGCAACAACCCATATACCGCTACTAAAACTTAACAACTACTTATCCCCTTTAGTCTTAGAAGAAAAGCTAAATATACTTTCACAGTTTTGTAAAAAATTTAATAAAAATCCAAAACTTGCAGTTGCTGGTTTAAACCCCCACGCAGGAGAAGAAGGATTAATAGGCACAGAAGAAAAAGAATGGATAAAACCAGTTTTAGACAAATGGCGAATACAAAATCCAGATATAAAACTAGAAGGACCATTGCCACCAGACACTTGCTGGCTTTCAGCCGCTCTTTCATGGCAAGGGAGAATAACCTCTAATACCTACGATGGAATACTTGCTCTTTATCATGATCAAGGATTGATTCCAATCAAACTTCTAGCTTTCGATGAAGCTGTCAATACAACGTTAGGGCTGCCTTTTTTCAGAACCTCCCCGGATCATGGAACAGCTTTTGACATCGCAGGGACAGGTAAAGCAAGACCTAACAGCATGATTGCAGCTATAAGAACAGCTTGGGATTTAAGTCATCCTTGA
- a CDS encoding 4-hydroxythreonine-4-phosphate dehydrogenase, which yields MLRLILLGLLFFGLTSGLRDGWLVIKWSQLLNQVGFAEVDPDKPLNWNEFLFSWLERNVDKSTSD from the coding sequence ATGTTGCGTTTAATTCTGTTGGGCTTGTTGTTTTTTGGATTGACTAGCGGATTGCGTGATGGATGGCTTGTAATTAAGTGGTCACAGCTTTTGAATCAAGTTGGTTTTGCAGAGGTCGATCCTGATAAGCCTTTGAATTGGAACGAATTTTTATTTAGTTGGTTGGAGAGGAATGTAGACAAATCTACTTCTGATTAG
- a CDS encoding SDR family oxidoreductase: MLESLVNRSTPLPKGSKLLVLGGGFSGQHIAALARALGNEAVCSRRQINSQGADVIFDSVNKTIPTNLKLEKFTHLLSSIPPDADGKDPVLSCLEEQLKDMSLKWVGYLSTTGVYGDSKGKWVSEQDSPKPIQLRSKRRLSCEEAWQQTGLPIQILRLPGIYGPGRSAITSICKGNVRMVDKPGQVFSRIHVDDIAGATMHLISLAEKGQKPLIVNIADNVPASNIDVLRFAGKLLDKSLPPLEPFEIAKSKMNPMALSFWQENRRIKNRLLCEELGYQLLHPDYKSGLKDCFKEDLNLKK, encoded by the coding sequence ATGCTTGAATCACTTGTCAACAGGTCAACACCTCTTCCTAAAGGCTCCAAGCTACTTGTCCTAGGAGGAGGTTTTAGTGGCCAACACATTGCAGCTCTTGCCAGAGCTCTTGGGAACGAAGCCGTTTGCAGTCGTAGACAAATCAATAGCCAAGGGGCAGATGTAATTTTTGACAGCGTGAATAAAACAATCCCTACAAACCTAAAACTAGAAAAATTTACACATTTGCTTAGTTCGATTCCTCCAGACGCAGATGGCAAAGACCCAGTCCTTAGCTGCCTAGAAGAACAACTGAAAGATATGTCGCTCAAATGGGTGGGGTATCTATCGACCACAGGAGTTTATGGAGACTCCAAAGGCAAATGGGTCTCAGAACAAGATTCTCCTAAACCAATTCAATTAAGAAGTAAAAGACGTTTGTCATGTGAAGAAGCTTGGCAACAAACTGGGCTGCCAATTCAAATCCTGAGACTTCCTGGAATTTATGGCCCTGGACGCTCAGCAATCACAAGCATCTGCAAAGGCAATGTCAGAATGGTTGATAAGCCTGGACAAGTATTTTCTAGAATTCATGTTGATGACATAGCTGGGGCAACAATGCATCTCATCAGCCTTGCTGAAAAAGGTCAAAAACCCTTAATCGTTAATATTGCCGATAACGTCCCTGCCTCAAATATTGACGTACTACGTTTTGCAGGAAAATTACTAGATAAGTCTTTACCGCCTTTAGAACCCTTTGAAATAGCAAAAAGCAAAATGAATCCAATGGCCTTATCATTTTGGCAGGAAAATAGAAGAATAAAAAACCGATTGCTGTGTGAAGAACTAGGCTATCAGTTGCTTCATCCAGATTATAAATCCGGGTTAAAGGATTGCTTTAAAGAAGATCTCAACCTTAAAAAATAG